The genomic window CCCAGGTAAGCGAATATGAGACCTATGTTATTatttatttgtgcgtgagaagtcCGTCATGTAAAAAAATACTCGCAATTAGGACCGTTTATGTATTCGCCTAAGACCACTCGAAGGCAAGGCATCTAAGGTTTCCGTCTCGATAAAATCTAGTAGGTTCACATAACTTCGCGTCTCCGACTGCTGCATGAGAGCGTCCGGGTGCAATTTTTCCTCCTATGACGATTCGTGTGCTCTGAGTGTATCTATACATACAACACCCGCAGACCCGCTGTGTTGCTCACACACAATGGCACACTCGGAACACATTTCTGCGAGTGTGTCTATAGAGAAAGCTGGCTCAACCGCCTTAGCTTAAGCTGACTTTACCGAACTTCCCATTTCAGTGGAGCGGGTTGCGCTCGGAACTCCCGAAGCACgtgcacgtgctcaccctggAGCGCGTGTCCGGGGACAAGCTGCTGGTGCGACTCGAGTACCAAGCGCCCGAGATGCCAGAATACGTCAACACGACACAGCTGCATATATCGGTATGGGCGGCGCGAAATtccttttttagatgcgaagcggcTTATAGTAGAGCTCAACCCGGTGTTtgtggcaccccccccccccccccccaaatactACGCATCTGCAACAGCTGGACCAAGCACTGCGAGAACGTGCTAGCGCGTTTAGGCCTGTGGAAGGGGCTGGGTAAGCCGCGGTGGCCCAACGCCACCGAGACTGACTCAAGGCCGGGGGGCTCCCGTGGGGCCGTGAATATACGTCATCAGTAAGGGGCCCAGTCCCACGTCTCCGCTAGATGGCGTTGGTTCCCAGAGCGGCGGGGCCTCGGCGGCCTCGGTGCGGCGGGCacgtttggacgcgctgtgagcgttcgtggcgcggatgcacgtTGCCGCTTGGATATTcctttctgtgcgtagttgggcaacggcgagtgacctaaGTGTTTATCGCGTGTTATGTGTGGCGAACAGGCTTGTGCAGAGTTAGAATCAGCGCCGAAATGCCAGGAAAGTGTTGTGTGCCACGGTGCAACGGCAATTACAACACAGGCCCCAAGGTGCACGTTTCTTCGTTCCCTCAAGCCGACGAAGCAAGACATGCGTGGATACGTGCCATTCCACGTGAAAATCTGGTCGTGTCAGCGAATGCCAGGGTAAGAAATTTTGAATGCTTTATAATTTTCTCATGAAGGTTGCTTCTACCGTTGCGTGGCGAGCCTTGTAGTTTGTAGCACGTTACGCCTAAACGCGTCACGCAAAGCCCTGAATGTACTGTTGCTGCTACGAGGTAGTCGTACTGATGCTAGGGTATGTTTCTTTTGTTTAGGTGTGCGAACGTCACTTTAAAGCCGAAGACATCGTTCGGGAAACAAGCTATATTGACCAAGCCACCGGCCGCACAGTGACCGCACCGCTCTCACGTTTGCGGCTTCGAGCTGAGGCAGTACCGACGGTATTCCCTGATTGCCCAAGCTACCTGTCTATAGAAAGCTCTAGAAGAGAGGACCCAGAGAGCAAGCGAATGCGCTTAGAGGCCGCTTCCCTTGAGAAAGTGCTCGCCGAGTCAATTCTCACTgccaaaaaagaggaagaagcagaTAAGCTTTGCGATTTGAAAGATGTCCCAAACTTCGTTCGAGGCAAGAAGCTGACATTTTGGCATGTCATTGAATGCAGTGACCACGTCACTTTGGCTCACATTTGTAATGATGACGCTCCTTGGATTAAGTACTCTGTTGTCGTAAAAACCGACCTAACTCTTACGGTAAACGTCGCAAAAGCATCAGTGAAGCGGCTCGGGTCCAAAATGGTAGTTCCGTCCGTGATCGACAGCAAACGACATCTGCTGGAATTGCTGGAAGGAGTCGAGGGGTTCGACAGTGCCCAGAGGTCAAGCTCTGAAAACTCAACCGCAGACAtcttcgggactgtcgcttctcTTCTGAGCGAACTATACACAGCACAAGAAAGCGATAACACCCCGATCATTCAACTGCTCGCTGAACAAGTGAAGTTAAtgtcaacaaaaaaagaacgacGGCGCTACTCTGTAGAATTTATGGTGTACTGCTGCATACTATTTACTATATCGCCTCACGCGTACAAGTACATGCGCAGTCACGGGAGCATCATCATGACACACCCAAGGACCATTAGGTCAATATGTTCGTCTTTCGGAATGAACCCCCAACTAGAGCATCAAGACAATACATTCCTCCGCTACATGGCCAAGAAGAT from Rhipicephalus microplus isolate Deutch F79 chromosome 7, USDA_Rmic, whole genome shotgun sequence includes these protein-coding regions:
- the LOC142767209 gene encoding uncharacterized protein LOC142767209, which gives rise to MPGKCCVPRCNGNYNTGPKVHVSSFPQADEARHAWIRAIPRENLVVSANARVCERHFKAEDIVRETSYIDQATGRTVTAPLSRLRLRAEAVPTVFPDCPSYLSIESSRREDPESKRMRLEAASLEKVLAESILTAKKEEEADKLCDLKDVPNFVRGKKLTFWHVIECSDHVTLAHICNDDAPWIKYSVVVKTDLTLTVNVAKASVKRLGSKMVVPSVIDSKRHLLELLEGVEGFDSAQRSSSENSTADIFGTVASLLSELYTAQESDNTPIIQLLAEQVKLMSTKKERRRYSVEFMVYCCILFTISPHAYKYMRSHGSIIMTHPRTIRSICSSFGMNPQLEHQDNTFLRYMAKKISELNEQQRYVTLMVDEIHLKPFFDYKGGNIAGIALNNAEAANSAFAFMVHSLMCKFKEVAHIVPVQKANGEFLQNILGDVIRGI